One window of Hujiaoplasma nucleasis genomic DNA carries:
- a CDS encoding AAA family ATPase: MIINIFGSSGSGTTTLAKSLSEIYDFYHIDIDDIMWEKTDPPFTIRRDNQVIKKDMHEILKNHQNTIISGAIVNIYDELKENIDLYIYMNLDIETRIKRINRRELNRFGKRVLPGGDLYDKHQEFLQWVSDYEHNPEYLRSRRQHLSWLDGVSKPVLRITDELSIEELLKIVGSYIKKL, encoded by the coding sequence ATGATTATTAATATTTTTGGTTCAAGTGGATCTGGGACCACTACCTTAGCCAAATCTTTATCAGAAATATATGATTTTTATCATATAGATATAGATGATATCATGTGGGAAAAAACAGACCCCCCCTTTACAATAAGAAGAGATAATCAAGTCATTAAGAAAGATATGCATGAGATACTTAAAAACCATCAAAATACAATCATTTCTGGTGCCATTGTTAATATTTACGATGAACTCAAAGAAAATATTGATTTATATATTTATATGAACTTAGATATAGAAACCAGGATTAAACGTATTAATCGTAGAGAACTCAATAGATTTGGAAAAAGAGTATTACCTGGTGGAGACCTCTATGACAAACACCAAGAATTTCTCCAATGGGTAAGTGATTATGAACATAACCCAGAATATTTGAGATCTAGACGGCAACACCTTTCTTGGTTAGATGGTGTATCTAAGCCTGTGCTTAGAATTACGGACGAACTAAGCATAGAAGAACTATTAAAAATTGTCGGTTCTTATATAAAAAAACTATAA
- a CDS encoding ABC transporter permease translates to MKNIWTIFRKEIDRVFKDKRLIITLFILPGLFIFIIYNFIGNAIDNMQDGEVTDIAIVNPTDTFESLYETGERLNESLSNINVISINEEEIDSYKNKIDDEDWNILIVFSENIQAYDGSEDQPSVIFYTNPKDASSSINRFRQYIISYDEYLKAGLYGDTSYLNFQEQYSEISEREMIGTVMSSLLPMLVIMFLFSGAMSIGPESIAGEKERNTISTLLITPIKRSELAIGKVLSLSLLSLVSAISSFIGIILSLPALLNLEDQSLSVFTFSDYMLILVVLFSTIFVIIGIVSVISAYARSLKEASTYITPIYILTVIVSITTMFSTGANENLYVYLIPIYNSVQSLVGIMTFTPNIATFVLITALSNFIYMVGFIYLLNRMFNSEQIMFKK, encoded by the coding sequence ATGAAGAACATATGGACCATATTTAGAAAAGAAATTGACAGAGTATTCAAAGACAAAAGATTAATAATCACCCTGTTTATACTACCTGGTTTATTTATATTTATTATTTATAATTTCATTGGTAACGCGATTGATAATATGCAAGATGGAGAAGTTACTGACATCGCCATTGTCAATCCTACAGATACATTTGAAAGCCTATATGAAACTGGTGAAAGGCTTAATGAGTCTTTATCGAATATTAATGTGATTTCAATTAACGAAGAGGAAATAGATTCATATAAAAACAAAATTGATGATGAAGATTGGAATATACTTATTGTATTTAGTGAAAATATACAGGCTTACGATGGGAGTGAAGACCAACCTTCAGTCATTTTTTACACAAATCCCAAAGATGCATCTTCATCCATTAATCGTTTTAGACAATATATAATTTCCTATGATGAATATTTAAAAGCTGGTCTTTATGGTGATACCTCATATTTAAATTTTCAAGAACAATACTCAGAAATCTCTGAAAGAGAGATGATTGGTACTGTCATGTCTAGTCTTTTACCAATGTTAGTTATCATGTTCTTATTTTCTGGTGCCATGTCAATTGGACCTGAATCTATTGCTGGTGAAAAAGAAAGAAATACGATTTCAACCTTATTGATTACCCCAATTAAAAGAAGTGAGTTGGCTATAGGTAAAGTCTTAAGTCTTTCACTTTTATCACTTGTATCAGCCATATCTTCATTCATAGGAATTATACTTTCACTACCTGCTCTATTAAACTTAGAAGATCAAAGCTTATCAGTTTTCACTTTTAGTGATTATATGCTTATATTAGTTGTTTTATTCTCTACTATTTTTGTTATTATTGGTATTGTATCTGTAATTTCAGCATATGCTAGATCATTAAAAGAAGCATCTACCTATATTACCCCAATCTATATACTCACAGTGATTGTTTCTATAACAACCATGTTCTCTACTGGGGCTAATGAAAACTTATATGTCTACTTAATTCCTATTTATAACTCAGTTCAATCATTGGTAGGTATCATGACTTTCACCCCTAATATAGCTACTTTTGTTTTAATAACTGCCCTTTCAAACTTTATATACATGGTTGGATTTATTTACTTACTCAATAGAATGTTTAATAGTGAACAAATAATGTTTAAAAAGTAG
- a CDS encoding ABC transporter ATP-binding protein → MDAKIKVDNIKKTFTLSKKQMKINKSNEKRKVAVNGLSFEAFSGQIYGLLGPNGAGKTTTLRCISTLIKPDEGDIYVKGHSVLKDPYNVRKNIGFLTSDLKLEEFFTPDYMFDFFARLHGLSADKTQERKEELFAKFGIDHFRQVKISDLSTGMRQKVQLVISIVHDPEIIIFDEPTNGLDIITAKIVTDFLIELKEKGKTIIVSTHIFSLVEKICDRVGIIIDGLLIYDDSLEAVHNTHKDVEDLFFDLAGENLS, encoded by the coding sequence ATGGATGCTAAAATAAAAGTGGATAATATCAAGAAAACTTTTACACTATCAAAGAAACAAATGAAAATTAATAAAAGCAATGAAAAAAGAAAAGTAGCTGTTAATGGCTTATCTTTTGAAGCGTTTTCTGGTCAAATTTATGGTTTATTGGGTCCTAATGGTGCTGGTAAAACAACAACATTAAGATGTATATCAACTTTAATAAAACCTGATGAAGGGGATATCTATGTTAAAGGACATAGTGTACTAAAAGATCCATATAATGTTAGAAAAAACATTGGTTTTTTAACCAGTGATCTTAAATTAGAAGAGTTTTTTACCCCAGATTATATGTTTGATTTTTTTGCTAGACTTCATGGGTTATCTGCGGACAAAACCCAAGAAAGAAAAGAAGAATTATTTGCTAAATTCGGTATAGACCATTTTAGACAAGTTAAAATAAGTGATTTATCAACCGGGATGAGGCAGAAAGTTCAGTTAGTTATTTCCATTGTGCACGACCCTGAAATTATTATCTTTGATGAACCTACCAATGGCTTGGACATTATCACTGCTAAAATTGTTACTGATTTTTTAATTGAGTTAAAAGAAAAGGGTAAAACCATTATAGTGTCTACACATATCTTCTCTCTTGTAGAGAAAATATGTGATAGGGTAGGCATTATTATTGATGGATTGCTCATCTATGATGATTCATTGGAAGCTGTCCATAACACTCATAAAGATGTAGAAGACTTATTTTTTGACTTAGCGGGAGAAAACTTATCATGA
- the rplT gene encoding 50S ribosomal protein L20 — protein MPRVKGSFVTRNRRKKTLKLAKGYFGAKHLLYKTAKEQVMHSFKYAYRDRRRRKRDFRKLWITRINAAARMNDLSYSRLIDGLKKANVEVNRKMLADLAVYDMAGFTNLCEQAKKALK, from the coding sequence ATGCCTAGAGTAAAAGGAAGTTTCGTAACAAGAAACAGACGTAAAAAAACATTAAAATTAGCCAAAGGTTACTTTGGAGCTAAACATTTATTATACAAAACAGCTAAAGAACAAGTAATGCATTCATTCAAATATGCATATAGAGATAGAAGAAGAAGAAAAAGAGATTTCAGAAAATTATGGATTACAAGAATCAATGCTGCAGCTAGAATGAACGATTTATCTTATTCAAGATTAATCGATGGCTTAAAAAAAGCAAATGTTGAAGTAAACCGTAAAATGTTAGCTGATTTAGCAGTATATGATATGGCTGGTTTCACAAATCTTTGTGAACAAGCAAAAAAAGCTTTAAAATAA
- the rpmI gene encoding 50S ribosomal protein L35 has translation MPKMKSHSGTKKRLKRTGSGKLSRPSTYSVHLKSHRTPKQNRQARREEIISPSDLKRIKDMVPYL, from the coding sequence ATGCCAAAAATGAAATCACATTCAGGTACTAAAAAAAGATTAAAAAGAACTGGCTCTGGGAAACTTTCTAGACCTTCAACTTATTCAGTACACTTGAAAAGTCACAGAACACCAAAACAAAATCGTCAAGCGAGAAGAGAAGAAATCATATCACCATCAGATTTAAAAAGAATCAAAGATATGGTTCCATACCTATAA
- the infC gene encoding translation initiation factor IF-3, with protein MRYPNKKPVKTETTPINEEIRYSKVLLIGADGHQYGEISSREANQIALEKGFDLVLVAPNAKPPVCKLMDYSKYRYEQQKKAKEARRHQKTVELKEIRMTAVIEEHDLNTKLNHAQKFLTKGNKVKATVRLPYRAGDALVEQGKEVLNHFYQALSEYGDMDGNIDKNGRFLAIMINPKN; from the coding sequence ATTAGATATCCAAACAAAAAACCAGTTAAAACTGAGACAACGCCTATTAATGAAGAAATTCGTTATAGTAAAGTCTTATTAATTGGAGCTGATGGTCACCAATACGGCGAAATTTCTAGTAGAGAAGCCAATCAAATTGCCTTAGAAAAAGGATTTGATTTAGTTTTAGTTGCGCCTAATGCAAAACCACCAGTATGTAAATTGATGGACTATAGCAAATATCGCTACGAACAACAAAAGAAAGCGAAAGAAGCTAGAAGACATCAAAAAACTGTTGAACTAAAAGAAATAAGAATGACTGCAGTTATCGAAGAACATGATTTAAACACAAAATTAAATCATGCACAAAAATTCTTAACAAAAGGTAACAAAGTCAAAGCAACTGTAAGATTACCTTACCGCGCAGGCGATGCTTTAGTTGAACAAGGAAAAGAAGTATTAAATCATTTTTATCAAGCCTTATCTGAATATGGAGATATGGACGGAAATATAGATAAAAATGGTAGATTCTTAGCAATTATGATTAACCCGAAAAATTAG